One stretch of Natronolimnobius baerhuensis DNA includes these proteins:
- a CDS encoding DUF7130 family rubredoxin-like protein translates to MTQEIDSKPANKEETELPIGEPTEPDERPHHFWRCSNCGETGRLADELPATCPNCGGPKEELYYREED, encoded by the coding sequence ATGACTCAAGAAATAGATAGCAAACCCGCAAACAAAGAGGAGACAGAACTGCCAATCGGGGAGCCAACAGAGCCAGACGAGCGACCGCATCACTTCTGGCGCTGTTCGAACTGCGGCGAAACGGGCCGTCTGGCGGATGAATTACCCGCTACGTGTCCGAACTGCGGTGGCCCAAAAGAGGAGTTGTACTATCGAGAAGAGGACTGA